In Pseudomonas putida, a genomic segment contains:
- a CDS encoding class I SAM-dependent methyltransferase — MSAPTSASTTPDARAQFLDQLGVALHGNTLVKLVLARPVGADQTLQRIIAKPLQVKGQPCLSLVYRHQTRDITRNLPLDEAQSLVAELLPEGFRNAHLFDADGELQLTFSKKGKPMLQRHGAQAPREAAAAVAHDREKKRYLTLSRPFLRDLGVTDAQGALIPAMSRKWKQINKFIEVFDHALASAPIPAEQVLRVADFGSGKGYLTFAMHDYLRDTLGREAEVTGVELRQDMVDLCNAAAARLDHPGLEFQCGDVRSVVPEAIEVMIALHACDVATDYAIHTGIRCNAAIIMCSPCCHKQIRPQLHSPGLLQPMLQYGLHLGQQAEMLTDSLRALYLEACGYETKVFEFISLEHTNKNKMILAVKRRQPVDSQVLLAKIAQLKAFYGVQEHCLETLLRGDGLI; from the coding sequence ATGTCCGCCCCAACTTCCGCTTCCACCACGCCGGATGCGCGTGCCCAATTCCTCGACCAGCTCGGCGTTGCCCTGCACGGCAACACCTTGGTCAAACTGGTGCTGGCCCGCCCGGTGGGCGCCGACCAGACCCTGCAGCGCATCATCGCCAAGCCGCTGCAGGTCAAGGGCCAGCCTTGCCTGTCGCTGGTCTACCGTCACCAGACCCGCGACATCACCCGCAACCTGCCGCTGGACGAGGCCCAGTCGCTGGTCGCCGAGTTGCTGCCGGAAGGTTTTCGCAATGCCCACCTGTTCGATGCCGATGGCGAGTTGCAACTGACCTTCAGCAAGAAGGGCAAGCCGATGCTCCAGCGCCACGGCGCCCAGGCGCCGCGCGAGGCCGCAGCTGCGGTGGCACACGACCGAGAGAAGAAGCGCTACCTGACGCTATCGCGCCCGTTCCTGCGTGATCTGGGCGTGACCGATGCGCAAGGGGCGCTGATTCCTGCGATGTCGCGCAAGTGGAAGCAGATCAACAAGTTCATCGAAGTCTTCGACCATGCCCTTGCCAGCGCACCGATCCCTGCCGAGCAAGTGCTGCGCGTGGCCGACTTCGGTTCGGGCAAGGGCTACCTGACGTTCGCGATGCACGATTACCTGCGTGACACCCTGGGCCGCGAGGCCGAGGTGACCGGCGTGGAACTGCGCCAGGACATGGTCGACCTGTGCAACGCCGCTGCCGCACGCCTGGACCATCCAGGGCTGGAATTCCAATGCGGCGACGTGCGCAGCGTGGTGCCGGAGGCCATCGAGGTGATGATCGCCCTGCACGCCTGTGACGTCGCCACCGACTATGCCATCCACACCGGCATCCGCTGCAATGCCGCGATCATCATGTGTTCGCCGTGCTGCCACAAGCAGATCCGCCCCCAGTTGCACAGCCCCGGTCTGCTGCAGCCGATGCTGCAATACGGGCTGCACCTGGGCCAACAGGCCGAGATGCTCACCGACAGCCTGCGCGCGCTGTACCTGGAGGCTTGCGGTTACGAGACCAAGGTGTTCGAGTTCATCTCGCTGGAGCACACCAACAAGAACAAGATGATTCTTGCGGTGAAGCGGCGTCAGCCAGTGGATAGCCAGGTGCTGTTGGCGAAGATTGCCCAGCTGAAGGCGTTTTATGGTGTGCAGGAGCATTGCTTGGAGACGTTGTTGCGGGGCGATGGATTGATCTGA
- a CDS encoding helix-turn-helix transcriptional regulator, which produces MEYEFTLKYQLPEDENVDVLLERLAEAGCDDAVIGIGQPGRLALAFARESRSAREAIESALNDVRTAVPSARLIEATPDLVGLTDVAEMIGVSRQNMRKLMLSHMHSFPAPIHEGSVSLWHLADVLAWLHARGTYSIGQEIMELARVAMSVNVSRAHERVFGGASQ; this is translated from the coding sequence ATGGAATACGAATTCACCCTCAAGTACCAACTTCCGGAAGATGAAAACGTCGACGTATTGCTCGAGCGGCTCGCTGAAGCAGGCTGTGACGATGCAGTGATCGGTATTGGCCAACCAGGTCGCCTGGCGCTAGCTTTCGCGCGTGAATCCCGCTCGGCCAGAGAAGCCATCGAAAGTGCTTTGAATGACGTGCGAACGGCTGTGCCCAGCGCTCGGTTGATCGAAGCGACACCTGATCTGGTCGGGCTTACCGACGTCGCGGAAATGATTGGCGTATCGCGTCAGAACATGCGCAAGTTGATGCTCTCACATATGCACAGCTTCCCGGCGCCCATCCATGAAGGCAGCGTATCGCTGTGGCATCTAGCGGATGTATTGGCCTGGCTACACGCGCGAGGAACCTACTCCATCGGCCAGGAGATCATGGAACTGGCACGAGTCGCCATGTCGGTCAATGTCTCCCGTGCCCATGAGCGTGTCTTTGGGGGCGCCAGCCAGTAA
- a CDS encoding DUF4917 family protein, whose translation MPALDARLAPWPELNQRHPCDALLLGNGASRALWKPFGYFSLFEEAQRAGRKKGLGVSDQALFKSLGSELFEPLLSTLNHTVRANAALAINSTAPLNRYYSIKEALIHAVRTVHLPWPLMPATSLAAINQALHGYRSVYTSNYDLILPWAMQHAAQGFATLFDEQGFFDVRRTRSEGTRVLHLHGGLHLLKLPDGSTRQRSAEAGELLDGFAVNIPGEVPLFVNEERSEEKLRAIRSSDYLTWCLGQLAQESQGLCLFGQHLDSSDQHLLDAIREARPKHLSIAIRPLSEASVINQKQHFIDRFGDLPTTTLHFFDASTHPLGAAELAIEAPKAHR comes from the coding sequence ATGCCAGCTCTCGACGCCCGACTTGCCCCTTGGCCAGAACTCAACCAGCGCCACCCCTGCGACGCCCTGCTGCTCGGCAATGGCGCCAGCCGCGCGCTATGGAAGCCGTTTGGCTATTTCTCGCTGTTCGAAGAGGCCCAGCGCGCTGGTCGCAAGAAAGGCCTGGGGGTCAGTGACCAGGCGTTGTTCAAGTCCTTGGGCAGCGAGCTGTTCGAGCCGCTGTTGAGCACGCTCAACCACACGGTAAGGGCCAACGCCGCGCTGGCCATCAACTCAACCGCGCCGCTGAACCGCTATTACTCGATCAAGGAAGCGCTGATCCATGCCGTGCGTACGGTGCACCTGCCGTGGCCGCTGATGCCTGCCACCAGCCTGGCGGCGATCAACCAGGCCTTGCATGGCTACCGCAGCGTGTACACCAGCAACTATGACCTGATCCTGCCCTGGGCCATGCAACACGCTGCGCAAGGCTTTGCCACGCTGTTCGACGAGCAGGGTTTCTTCGACGTGCGCCGCACGCGCAGCGAGGGCACCCGCGTCCTGCACCTGCACGGCGGCCTGCACCTGCTCAAGCTGCCCGACGGCAGCACGCGCCAGCGCAGTGCCGAAGCCGGCGAACTGCTGGACGGGTTTGCCGTGAACATTCCGGGTGAAGTGCCATTGTTCGTCAACGAAGAACGCAGCGAGGAAAAACTGCGCGCCATCCGCAGCTCCGACTACCTCACCTGGTGCCTCGGTCAACTGGCACAGGAAAGCCAAGGTCTATGCCTGTTCGGTCAGCATCTGGACAGCAGCGACCAGCACCTGCTCGATGCGATCCGCGAGGCACGACCGAAGCATCTTTCAATCGCCATCCGGCCATTGAGCGAAGCGTCGGTGATCAACCAGAAGCAGCATTTCATCGACCGCTTCGGTGACCTGCCGACAACCACCCTGCACTTCTTCGACGCCAGCACGCATCCGCTGGGCGCCGCGGAGCTCGCTATCGAGGCGCCCAAGGCGCACCGCTGA
- a CDS encoding SulP family inorganic anion transporter has protein sequence MFLSRWLPGLANLLHYRREWFSADLQAGLSVAAIQIPIAIAYAQIVGLPPQYGLYACVLPMMIYALVGSSRQLMVGPDAATCAMIAGAVAPLAMGEVQRTAELAVIVTVLVGVMLIAAGVARAGFIASFFSRPILIGYLNGIGLSLIAGQLSKVVGFKIEGDGFILSLINFLQRLNEIHWLSLAIGLGGLALLIWLPRRYPRLPAALVTVAVFTLLAGVFGLDRFGVAILGKVPAGIPQLAWPQTNLAEMKSLMRDALGIATVSFCSAMLTARSFAARHGYAINANHEFVALGVSNLAAGISQGFAISGADSRTAVNDMVGGKSQLVGIIAALVIALILLFFTAPMAWIPQAALGAVLLMAGWGLIDVKSLPLIRRLSRFEFWLCLLTTVGVLGLGVLPGIVFAVTLAILRLLHTIYQPTDAVLGWLPGTEGQVDIRRHKDARTVPGLVVYRFDDAILFFNADYFKTRLLEAMQHENEPKAVLFDAEAVTSIDVSGIAALREVRDTLAAQGIHFAIARARGTFLRMLVRSGMAREMEDKLLFGSVRAGIRAYRVWRNRQRQETSV, from the coding sequence ATGTTTCTTTCCCGCTGGCTCCCGGGCCTCGCCAACCTGCTGCACTATCGCCGCGAGTGGTTTTCCGCCGATCTCCAAGCCGGGCTATCGGTCGCCGCGATCCAGATCCCCATCGCCATCGCCTATGCGCAGATCGTCGGCCTGCCGCCGCAATACGGCCTATACGCCTGCGTACTGCCGATGATGATCTACGCCCTGGTGGGCAGTTCGCGCCAGTTGATGGTCGGCCCCGACGCCGCCACCTGCGCGATGATCGCTGGCGCCGTGGCGCCACTGGCCATGGGCGAGGTGCAGCGCACCGCGGAGCTGGCGGTCATCGTCACCGTGCTGGTCGGGGTGATGCTGATTGCCGCCGGGGTGGCCCGTGCCGGCTTCATTGCCAGCTTCTTCTCGCGGCCGATCCTGATCGGCTACCTCAACGGTATCGGCCTGAGCCTGATCGCCGGGCAATTGTCCAAGGTGGTGGGGTTCAAGATCGAGGGCGACGGTTTCATCCTCAGCCTGATCAACTTTCTCCAGCGCCTGAACGAAATCCACTGGTTGAGCCTGGCCATCGGCCTCGGCGGGCTGGCCCTGCTGATCTGGCTGCCACGGCGCTACCCTCGCCTACCCGCCGCGCTGGTCACGGTGGCGGTGTTCACCCTGTTGGCCGGCGTGTTCGGCCTGGACCGTTTCGGTGTCGCCATTCTCGGCAAGGTGCCGGCGGGAATACCCCAGCTGGCCTGGCCCCAGACCAACCTGGCGGAAATGAAAAGCCTGATGCGCGATGCCCTGGGGATCGCCACGGTGAGTTTCTGCAGCGCCATGCTCACCGCTCGCAGCTTCGCTGCACGGCATGGTTATGCGATCAACGCCAACCACGAATTCGTCGCTCTTGGCGTGAGCAACCTCGCTGCCGGCATTTCCCAAGGCTTCGCCATCAGCGGCGCCGACTCGCGCACTGCGGTCAACGACATGGTCGGCGGCAAGAGCCAGTTGGTGGGCATCATCGCCGCGCTGGTCATCGCCTTGATCCTGTTGTTCTTCACCGCGCCAATGGCCTGGATCCCCCAGGCAGCGCTGGGCGCCGTGCTGCTGATGGCCGGTTGGGGGCTGATCGACGTCAAGTCGCTGCCGCTGATCAGGCGCCTGAGCCGCTTCGAGTTCTGGCTGTGCCTGCTGACCACGGTCGGCGTGCTGGGCCTGGGTGTACTGCCCGGTATCGTCTTCGCCGTGACCCTGGCGATCCTGCGCCTGTTGCACACGATCTACCAGCCGACCGACGCGGTACTGGGCTGGCTCCCCGGCACCGAGGGCCAGGTCGACATTCGCCGGCACAAGGACGCCCGCACCGTACCAGGCCTTGTGGTGTACCGCTTCGACGACGCGATCCTGTTCTTCAACGCCGACTACTTCAAGACGCGCCTGCTCGAGGCCATGCAGCACGAAAACGAGCCCAAGGCCGTGCTGTTCGACGCCGAGGCTGTCACCAGCATCGATGTCAGCGGCATCGCGGCACTGCGTGAAGTGCGCGATACCCTGGCCGCCCAGGGCATCCACTTCGCCATCGCCCGCGCTCGCGGGACCTTCCTGCGCATGCTGGTGCGCTCGGGCATGGCCCGGGAGATGGAAGACAAGCTGCTGTTCGGTTCGGTACGAGCGGGGATACGGGCGTATCGCGTGTGGCGGAATCGGCAACGGCAGGAGACCTCTGTCTAG
- a CDS encoding alpha/beta fold hydrolase has product MRPEIAVLDIQGQYRVYTEFYRADAAEKTIILINGSLATTASFAQTVRNLHPQFNVVLYDQPYAGKSKPHNRQERLITKETEAYILLELIEHFHADHVMSFSWGGACTLLALAHQPRLVKKAVVSSFSPIINEPMRDYLDRGCQYLAACDRYQVGNLVNDTIGKYLPSLFKRFNYRHVSSLDSHEYAQMHFHINQVLQHDLQRALTAARNIDIPVLFINGDLDEYTTVDDARQFGRHVDKSHFSVIRDAGHFLDMEHKSACEATRDALLGFLKPTAREHRPRYNHAQEQHALAI; this is encoded by the coding sequence ATGAGGCCAGAAATCGCTGTACTTGATATCCAAGGTCAGTATCGGGTTTACACGGAGTTCTATCGCGCGGATGCGGCCGAGAAGACGATCATCCTGATCAACGGTTCGCTGGCTACCACGGCCTCGTTTGCACAGACGGTGCGCAACCTGCACCCGCAATTCAACGTCGTGCTCTATGACCAGCCCTATGCGGGCAAGTCCAAGCCGCACAATCGCCAGGAACGGCTCATCACCAAGGAGACCGAGGCCTACATCCTGCTGGAGTTGATCGAGCACTTCCATGCCGATCACGTGATGTCGTTCTCGTGGGGCGGAGCCTGCACCCTGCTGGCGCTGGCGCACCAGCCTCGGCTGGTGAAAAAGGCGGTGGTCAGCTCATTCTCGCCGATCATCAACGAACCGATGCGCGACTACCTCGACCGCGGTTGCCAGTACCTGGCCGCGTGCGATCGGTACCAGGTGGGCAACCTGGTCAACGACACCATCGGCAAATACCTGCCGTCGCTGTTCAAGCGCTTCAACTACCGCCACGTGAGCAGCCTGGACAGCCACGAATACGCGCAGATGCATTTTCATATCAACCAGGTGCTGCAGCATGATCTGCAGCGGGCACTGACTGCGGCGCGCAACATCGATATCCCGGTGCTGTTCATCAACGGCGACCTTGACGAGTACACCACCGTCGACGATGCCCGGCAGTTCGGCCGCCATGTGGACAAGAGCCACTTCAGCGTGATCCGCGATGCCGGGCACTTCCTCGACATGGAGCACAAATCCGCCTGTGAAGCCACCCGCGACGCCTTGCTCGGCTTCCTCAAGCCGACCGCGCGTGAGCACCGACCGCGTTACAACCACGCGCAGGAGCAGCATGCACTGGCCATCTGA
- a CDS encoding 16S rRNA pseudouridine(516) synthase, whose protein sequence is MRLDRFFANLPCYNRQQVRLLLAQRRVRLDGEWVADPQSEVREFSRVEVDDEVIQAGRPARYLMLHKPTGCVSATQDPQHRTVLDLLPHPLREDLHIAGRLDYNTTGLLILTNDGQWSRRLTQPQTKLPKHYLVETEDEIGAHYAATFQQGLYFAFENLTTQPAQLDILGPRKARLAIVEGRYHQVKRMFGFFDNKVLGLHRESMGAIHLDPALAPGEFRSLTAEEVASV, encoded by the coding sequence ATGCGCCTCGACCGCTTCTTCGCCAATCTGCCCTGCTACAACCGCCAGCAAGTGCGCCTGTTGCTGGCGCAGCGCCGTGTGCGGCTGGACGGCGAATGGGTGGCCGACCCGCAAAGCGAGGTCCGCGAGTTCAGCCGAGTCGAGGTGGACGACGAGGTGATCCAGGCCGGTCGCCCGGCGCGCTACCTGATGCTGCACAAGCCAACCGGATGCGTCAGCGCCACCCAGGACCCGCAACACCGCACCGTCCTCGACCTGTTGCCGCACCCACTGCGCGAAGACCTGCACATCGCCGGGCGCCTGGACTACAACACCACCGGCCTGCTGATCCTGACCAACGACGGCCAATGGTCGCGGCGCCTGACCCAACCGCAGACCAAACTGCCCAAGCATTATCTGGTCGAGACCGAGGACGAGATCGGCGCGCACTACGCCGCCACGTTCCAGCAAGGCCTGTATTTCGCCTTCGAGAACCTCACCACGCAGCCCGCCCAGCTGGATATCCTCGGCCCGCGCAAGGCGCGGCTGGCGATCGTCGAAGGCCGCTATCACCAGGTCAAGCGCATGTTCGGTTTCTTCGACAACAAGGTGCTGGGGCTGCACCGCGAGAGCATGGGCGCGATCCACCTTGACCCGGCACTGGCCCCTGGGGAGTTTCGCTCGCTCACCGCCGAGGAAGTCGCCTCGGTCTGA
- a CDS encoding cysteine-rich CWC family protein, translating to MNDPLRCPACGALNRCTLADPRTATQPCWCFSVSIDPAVLQALPDELRDRACLCPACAAVEQQLAAQVTPPTR from the coding sequence GTGAACGATCCCCTGCGCTGCCCCGCGTGCGGTGCTCTCAACCGATGCACCCTGGCCGATCCGCGCACCGCCACGCAGCCCTGCTGGTGCTTCTCGGTCAGCATCGACCCCGCCGTGTTGCAGGCACTTCCCGACGAACTGCGCGACCGTGCCTGCCTTTGTCCGGCGTGCGCCGCAGTCGAGCAACAATTGGCCGCACAAGTGACGCCGCCGACACGATAG
- a CDS encoding enoyl-CoA hydratase/isomerase family protein: MSIHCEVLTGVDGARIGIATLDAPKALNALNLPMIERLGEQLHEWARDPGIVCVLLRGNGAKAFCAGGDVRALAQACRDHPGSVPPLAASFFAAEYRLDYALHTYPKPLLCWGHGHVLGGGMGLLQGACVRIVTPSSRLAMPEISIGLYPDVGASWFLARLPGKLGLFLGLTGAPINARDALDLGLADRFLGDQQQDALIEELLQLNWQEQTALQLNSLLKAEQHRASAQLPAAQWLPRKQRIDELLDVADAAAAWRALESLKHHSDPLLAEAGQRLHEGCPLTAHLVWEQIRRARHLSLAQVFQMEYTLSLNCCRHPEFSEGVRARLLDKDNQPRWHWPDVSQVPAAVVEAHFTKAWEGRHPLADLG, from the coding sequence ATGTCCATTCACTGCGAGGTACTCACCGGTGTCGATGGCGCTCGTATCGGCATCGCCACCCTGGATGCGCCCAAGGCGCTCAACGCCCTTAATCTGCCGATGATCGAACGGCTCGGCGAACAACTGCACGAATGGGCCCGTGACCCCGGCATCGTCTGCGTGCTGCTGCGGGGCAACGGCGCCAAGGCGTTCTGCGCCGGCGGTGACGTCCGCGCCCTGGCCCAGGCCTGTCGCGATCACCCAGGCAGCGTGCCGCCACTGGCTGCCAGTTTCTTCGCCGCCGAATACCGCCTCGACTACGCCCTGCACACCTACCCAAAGCCGCTGCTGTGCTGGGGCCATGGGCATGTGCTCGGCGGCGGCATGGGGCTCTTGCAAGGGGCCTGCGTGCGTATCGTCACGCCCAGCAGCCGGCTGGCGATGCCGGAGATTAGCATCGGGCTGTATCCGGATGTGGGCGCCAGCTGGTTCCTCGCCCGGCTGCCCGGCAAGCTCGGGCTATTTCTCGGCCTGACCGGCGCCCCAATCAATGCTCGCGACGCATTGGACCTGGGCCTGGCCGACCGCTTCTTGGGTGACCAACAGCAAGACGCCCTGATCGAGGAACTGCTGCAACTGAACTGGCAGGAACAGACCGCCCTTCAGTTGAACAGCTTGCTCAAGGCCGAGCAGCATCGCGCCAGCGCCCAACTGCCGGCGGCGCAATGGCTGCCGCGCAAGCAGAGGATCGATGAGTTACTGGATGTCGCCGACGCCGCGGCAGCCTGGCGCGCACTGGAAAGCCTGAAGCACCACAGCGACCCGCTGCTGGCCGAAGCGGGCCAGCGCCTGCACGAGGGCTGCCCGCTGACGGCGCACCTGGTGTGGGAACAGATCAGGCGCGCCCGGCACCTGTCATTGGCGCAGGTGTTCCAGATGGAATACACCTTGAGCCTGAACTGCTGCCGCCACCCGGAATTCAGCGAAGGGGTACGTGCCCGCCTGCTGGACAAGGACAACCAACCGCGCTGGCACTGGCCCGACGTGTCACAGGTACCGGCGGCGGTGGTCGAGGCGCACTTCACCAAGGCTTGGGAGGGGCGCCATCCATTGGCTGACCTCGGCTGA